The region GGCATCATCTATATCGTTAAAATCGCAAACCACCCTGAAGTTTTCGGATTTCACCATTTCATATTGCTTTAAATTCACCTGGAAATACACTAAAACTTCCTTCGGAAAAATAGAAATATTGGTATCTTCGGGCTTATTAAGAATTTCTACCGGCACTTTCACACTGCCTTCGGTAAATTTCTCTACTTCCTGGCTATAGGTGACTTCGGTGCTATAAAAACTCAACATCCCCAGGTTTGTAGTATCAATTTTAACCCTGCCGGAAACATTCGCATTAATATCGTTGATCTTTAAATAAACTGTATTTAAATTCTGCAGGGTATCAATAATATTTTCGGGTCCGCTAACCTGTACCGAATCGGGTTGCAGGCTTACCGCCTTTTGGGCCGAATAACCTACAGCATAACCTAAATTTATACGAGGTGTTACCTGTACCCATTTATTCTTTTTGGGCTGAAATTCTACTGAAAGGCTTTCCTGGATAAAACGGGCTTTTTCGAAGTTAATATTTACCTGCTCTTCCAATACCTCGCGGTTTGCTTCAAAATTATAAACCAGTTCATCCTCTTCTTCTAAAGCTTTGCCGAGATCTAATTTTACCTCGGGCTTAAAAATCTGGTAATACCAAATGGCAAAACCTTTATCCTGAATTCTTAATTGTAAATTCTCGGGGCGTTCTTTAGAAATAGTTTTATCTAAAGGTACATTCTCATAAGAAACCGGGATGTCTATTACCTGCGTATATTCTTTAGAAATTTGTACAAAAAACCAGATGAGTGAAGAAAACAGCAAGAAAAACCCGAAGCTTTTTAAGCTGGATTTTTTAATAGAGATTCGTTTAAATCTTATGTTTTTAAACATTTTTAAAGAATAAATTCGGGAATTCGTGTTCCGGGTCTTGTTTTAAAATATGAATATGCCAAAGCGATTTCATAAAACCATAACCATACCCAAAAAATTGTACCAAAGCGGCATAAACAGCAAGAAAACCTATTTCTAAACTTTTATTTTTTATCGCGGCATCAGTGGCAATAATCACAAAATATAGCACATATAAAAGAAATAACCACCAAATTCCCAGTTTTAATAGTAAAATAGCGAATAAAAAACCTAAGCTAAAAACCGCCGGAAACCAGTAAGTGAGCTTCCCCGAGCCGGGGTGCCAGGTGTTTAAAATAGGCCTTACCATCCCAAATTTTTGAACCTGGGTATAAAATTTTGACCAGTCTATGCGGCGTTTATGGAACACCACCGCGTCGGGAATTAAACATAATTTATAGCCCAGTTTTTTAAGCCGAAGGGAAAGATCGGGATCTTCACCGGGATGAATTTCCCCAAATCCTCCAGAGACTTCAAAGGCTTTCTTTGAAATTCCCATATTAAAACTGCGCGGCTGAAAATCGTTTACCGAAGACTTTTTACCCCGAATCCCACCGGTAGTAAAAAAAGAGGTCATGGAGTAATCTATGGCCTTTTGAGTCTTGCTGAAAGAAGGATGGGAAGCATCGGGACCACCAAAACAATCGCAGTAGTTATGCTGAAGAAAAGCATCTACTTCCTGCAGATAATTTTCGGGCAATAAAACATCAGAATCCAGGATAAGAAAGTAATCACCCTTAGCTTTTTGCATGCCGAAATTACGCGAGTCTCCGGGCCCGGTATTTTTTTTGTAATAGTAACTTATATTGAGTTGCTGCTGAAATTCTGTTGCAATTCCTCCTGAAGAAATACTGGAGCCGTCTTCTACCAGTACAATTTCAAAATCACGATCAAACTGAAGCTGAAGCATGCTCTCTAACAACTCCCTAACCTCCCCGGGCCGGTTATAAACAGGAATTATAAAGGAATATTCCAGGGTCATAGCTGGTAGAGGTTTTTGAGCTTTTAGTTATTAATTTCTTTAATACGTCACCCTGAACTTGTTTCAGGGTATAAGATGAACACAATTTCAAATCAGGTTAGATGCTGAAGCAAGTTCAGCATGACGTAAAAACGTGATTTTCTTCAAAACGTTCTCCTAACTTCCCCCTCCGTTCAGTCCGCTAAAATTAAGCAGCATTATTTTCTAAGGGCTTAATATTATTCAATTCTTTTCCTTTTAGTTTTTTTTCCTCTTCCAAATCGTAATCATCCTGTAACCCTAACCAAAACTTAGCAGTTGTTCCAAAATATTTTGAAAGGCGTAAAGCGGTATCTGCAGTAATTCTTCGTTTTTTTTTTATAATTTCACTTATTCGGGTTTGAGGAATAAAGGTTTCTTTTGAAAGTCGGTATGCACTAATTTCTAAAGGAACTAAAAATTCTTCCTTTAATATTTCCCCGGGATGTATGTTATTTAACTTTTTCATATTTACGATTTTAAAGTTAATGATAGTCTATAATCTGAACTTCAAAAGCATTATCATTTTCCCATTTAAACATTATTCTCCATTGCTTATTGATTCTAATGCTAAACATACCTTCAAAATTTCCACTCAGTTTTTCCAGGTGATTAGCGGGAGGAATTCTTAAGTCATTTATTGTATGAGCATTATTTATCATTCTCAATTTTCTTCTGGCCCCATTTTGAATATTGGCCGGAAGTTTTCGTGATTGAATTCCTTTCCAAATTATATCAGTTTCTTTATCTCTAAATGATCTAATCACTTGTGATTTCGCTTCACGTTACTAACGTCAAAGATAAGTAAAAATTATATTTTATAACAAGAAAATATTTGGTGGTGAAAAATGATTTAATAAAATATCCCTGTGGACAATTATGGGAACTGTAAAAATGAAAAAATCAGGGTAGAGTTAATATTAAAACTAACGTTACCCTGAAACTACTTTATTATTGCACGTCATGCTGTCCCGAAGTTTCGGAACAGCATGATGAAAAAACATAATTTTCTTATTTCTCCTCCTGCCCTTTAATAAAAGAATCCATCACTTCCTGGCTAACTCCCATATTAGAGAACCCGCCATCGTGGAAGAGGTTTTGAAGCGTTACTTTTTTAGTAAGATCTGAAAATAAACTCACAGTGTAATCGGCGCACTCTAATGCCGTTGCATTACCAAGCGGCGACATCTTATCGGCGTATGCGATAAAGCCGTCAAATCCTTTTACACCCTGTCCTGCAGTGGTTGGGGTTGGCGATTGTGAAATGGTATTCACTCTCACTTTATGATCTTTTCCGAAGAAATAACCAAAACTACGCGCTATAGATTCTAAAAAGGCTTTATTATCGGCCATATCATTATAATCGGGAAATACGCGTTGCGCCGCCATATAGCTAAGTGCTACAATACTTCCCCACTCGTTCATCGCTTCTTTTTTGTAAAGTACCTGCATGGTTTTATGAAAAGAAACCGCAGAGATATCCCAGCCTTTTTGGGTGAAATCGTAATTCTGTTCGGTATAATGATTCCCTTTTCTCACGTTTACAGACATCCCGATAGCGTGAAGCACAAAATCAATTTTTCCGCCAAGGATCTCCATAGATTTTTCAACCAGGTTTTCCAGGTCTTCTATTTTGGTAGCATCGGCAGGAATAATTTCTGAACCGGTTTTCTCGGCAAGCTCTTTAAGTGTTCCCATTCTTAAAGCAATTGGAGCGTTGGTTAATACAAACTCCCCGCCTTCTTCTTTAATGCGCTCAGCGGTTTTCCAGGCGATAGAATTTTCGTCTAAAGCGCCAAAAATGATTCCTTTTTTTCCTTTTAACAGGTTATATGACATAGTGATATATTTTTTCGTGTTGTTAGTATAAACTAGCTTGGAGCAAGCTCACAAAGCATTCAAAAAGTATAAAATTTTAATTTCGAGGCAAGCCCCGAAATATTTAAATCTCAATTATCGCGTAAAGATAGCAAAATTACTTTCAGACCATAGTTTTAATCCAGGAGTGCACGTGCGTGAGCCCGCGCCGAATCTCCAATATTCTTACCGCCAAGCATCATGGCAAGCTCTTCTACACGCTCGCTATCTTTCAATTCTTCTATCTTGGTAGTAGTGGCATTCGCCGAATCTTCTTTAAATATCTTAAAATGACTGTTTCCTTTCCCGGCAATTTGCGGAAGATGCGTAATGGCAATCACCTGCATCGCATTCCCCATTCGTTGTAAAATCCCCGCCATTTTCTGCGCAATATCTCCTGAAACACCCGTATCAATTTCATCAAAAATAATTGTGGGAAGTTTGCTTTGCGCGGCCAAAATACTTTTTACTGCCAGCATAATTCGGGAAAGTTCCCCACCAGAAGCTGCTTTTTTAATTTCTTTAAAATCTCCTCCTTTATTCGCCGCCAGCAACCAGAAAAGTTCATCCTGACCGTTAGCGAGAAAATTCGGGGCTTTTTTTAATTCTATTTTTAATCGGGCGTTTGGCATTCCAAGATCAGCCAGTAAACTTTCGGCTTCTTTAATAAACGCCGGAACTATTGCTTTTCGTTTTTCGTGCAGTTTCGCCGCGATACTTCCTAATTTAGTTTCCTGCTTAACAATTGCGTTTTCTAATTCTGAAAGTGCATTTTCGGCATTTTCACTTACCGAAACTTTTTCCTGTAGTTCCTCTTTTATTTGTAACAATTCAGCAATACTTTCTGCGGAATGTTTTTTCTGTAAATTATAGATTAACTGAAGCTTTTGATTGGTAGATTGGAGTTCTTCAGGATTAGCCTCTACATTATCCAACGCCTCGTTCACTTCAGCAGAAAGATCATCTAACTCAATAATTACGCTTTCTACACGCTGGTGTAAACTTTCATAATTTGACGATAAATTAGCGATCTTAGCTAATGCTGTTCGAGCCTGCTTTAAACTGTCTAAACTCCCTATTTCTTCCTGCTCCAGTAAATTTAAAGCCGAACTTAGATTTTCGGTTAGCTCTTCTACATTGCTCAATTCTTCGTAACGAGTTTCCAGTTCTTCCTGCATTCCGTTTTCCAAACGCGCATCTTCAAGTTCATTCAGTAAAAACAGGTTATAGTCGTATTCTTTAGTAGCCTGTGCTTGTTGTTCTTTTAGGGCAACCAGCTTTTTTTGCAGGCTTTTATAAGATTTAAGTTCGGTTTTATATTCCAACAGTAAAGCATCACTGTTAGCAATAGTATCTATCACCTGGAATTGGTAATCGTTATTACCCAAACTCAAAGTTTCATGCTGACTGTGGATATCGATTAAATATTCACCAAGTTTATTAAGAGAAGTCAGTTTTACCGGCGTATCGTTTACAAAAGCGCGGGATTTCCCCGAAGCCAGAATTTCTCTTCTAATTATTGTATTTTCTTCATAATCCAGGTCTTCAGAAACAAAAAAATCTTTCAGCTTATAATTAGAGATGTTGAAACTCCCTTCTATTACACATTTTTTCTCTGTATCTCGAATACTTCCGTAATCGGCACGGTTACCTAAAAGGAGGCCAAGTGCGCCCAGCATAATAGATTTACCGGCACCGGTTTCTCCTGTAATAATAGTAAAACCCTCTTGAAGTTTGATGTTTATATCTTCAATTAAGGCGTAATTTTTAATGGATAGCGCTGTGAGCAAAGTGAACTAAATTTGGGCTAAATATACGGGAGAAATTATTCCTAATCAACAATAAACTTTGGGTAAACCCGGAAGTTATATCAAAAGGGAAAAATTCGATTATACAGACGTTTGCTAAAGAAATAATACTTTTCAAATGTATATCCGGTCTCCCTCATAGAAGTGAATTTATGAAAAAATCGTCATGCTGAACTTGTTTCAGCATCTAACACGAATAGTACCTACCATTCAATTTAGACCCTGAAACCAGTTCAGGGTGACGTCTAAATTTTAAAGTATACTGTTTACGGATATTCAACTTTTAAACCGCGATTATCGAGTAAAAATCTTTACTGAATATTTCTCCAGTTACGGGAATATCGGGGCGCCAGGCCACTTAGTGTCTGACTTAATCCAGGACGATTAATTTCGGGGCCATCGCTAAAGATCTGCGTCACCTCATCGGCTTTGGCATCAAAAAAGCTTCTAAGCAATAAAGAATTCGCTCTCCTGGAATTCATGGTAGTTAAACTTTCCAGAGCATCAGCAATTGCAATTTTTCCAGCTTCAGGATCCTTATGCAATACATCTAAACCCTGGCGATGATACTGGTATAAAGCAGTACGGTATTCAGTAAACATATTAGAGAGCAAATCGGCATTTAAACGGAACCGTGAAGATTGTCCGTCGGCTCCACTCCAGCCGGAGCGTCCGCTTTGCTGCGCGGTATTTACAATTCGGTTGGCTTCCTGGTAATAATTGGTACCACCTTCAGGAGCAAAAGTATCGGCATCCATTCCTAAAATGGTGTAGACATAAAAGGAAACTACCGAAACCAGGTTATTTGAAAAGGAATTCTGACTGTAGTTTAAAGGCTGATATTCTCGATAATTAAAGCTGAATTGAGAATCGTTAAAATTTAAGATTGGGCTCACCATATTAGAGCCGTAAACAGGCCTGGAAGACTGCACCTGTATTGTCCCGCTAAAAGATTCACCTTCAAAATCGTTTATGGTAATAAACATACTACAACTGATGCGTTCTCCCGGTTCAAATTCTTTATTTGTCCAGGAAGTTTGGTTTACAAACTCCCGCAGCGAATTCTCTAAAGTTCTAAACACTGATAGATTGCTTTGCCCGGTTTGCTCGGTATTGATCACTATTTCGCAATTAAGTTCCTGGGCTGCCGCAAAAGGCATCCCGGTAACTAAGAGGATAAGAAATAGTAATTTACGCATCTAACAAATGTACAATTTCGTTAAAAATATCGGTAGCAACCTCGGCCTTGGTTTTTAAATCAAAAGCCTTTTCTGAATCTTTATAGACCAAAGTAATTTTATTGGTATCTTTTTTAAACCCTGCACCGGCATCGTTTAAAGAATTAAGCACAATAAAATCGAGGTTTTTCTTTGCAAGTTTTTCCCGGGCGTGTTCCAGCTCATTATTGGTTTCTAAAGCAAAACCTATCAATTTTTGATGAGTTTTCTTTTTTCCCAAAGAAAGAAGAATATCCTGGGTTTTTGTGAGTTCAAGGCTTAGGTTTTCTTCAGCCTTTTTTATTTTTTGAGCAGCTACGATCTTCGGTTTATAGTCTGAAACCGCCGCGGCAGCGATAGCTACATCTACATTTTCAAAATAATCGTGTGCGGCGAGATACATTTCGCGGGCACTAACCACGCTAATTAAATTGATCCTGGGATCATCAATTTCCAAATGGGTAGGGCCCGAAACCAGGATCACCTCAGCACCAAGGGAAGCGGCTTTTTTAGCGAGTTCAAACCCCATTTTTCCGCTGGAATGGTTTCCTATAAATCTAACAGGGTCTATAGCTTCGTAAGTTGGACCGGCGGTGATAAGCACTTTTTTTCCCTTTAAGGGCAGGTTCTCAGAAAAATGTGCTTCAAGAAAACTAATTATTTCTTCGGGCTCTGCCATTCTTCCCTCCCCTTTTAATCCGCTGGCAAGTTCACCCGTTCCCGCGGGAATCATAATATTTCCGTAGGATTTTAGGCTCTCAAAACTCTTTTTTGTGGAAGGGTGTTTATACATATCTAAATCCATTGCAGGTGCAAAGAAAACCGGGCATTTTGCCGAAAGATATGTGGCAAGCAGAAAATTATCGCTGTTGCCCGTGGCCATTTTAGACAAAGTATTGGCAGTGGCAGGGGCTAAAAGCATAAAATCGGCCCAAAGGCCGAGTTCTACGTGATTGTTCCATTGCTCATCTTCATCATCTTCAGTAAAAGAGGAAAAAACCTCGTTTTTTGAAAGTGTTGAAAGCGTAAGCGGGGTGACAAATTCTTTTGCAGCCGGCGTCATCACAACTTTTACCTGTGCACCGGCTTTAATAAATAAACGTACTAAAAAAGCAGATTTATAAGCGGCGATTCCTCCACTTATGCCCAAAAGCACTTTTTTGCCTTTTAGTACAGACATCTTAATTAAGCTTCTGCTTCTTCAGAATCTTGAGTGTTTCGGTAATAGATCTTACCGTCTAACCATTCCTGGATAGCAAGAGCGTGTGGTTTTGGAAGTTTTTCGTAAAACTTAGAAACCTCAATTTGCTCTTTATTTTCAAAAATCTCGTCAAGACTGTCGTTGTAAGTCGCGAATTCGTCAAGCTTCTCCAACAATTCCTTTTTGATCTCAGAATTTATTTGATTTGCTCTTTTCGCAACCACTGAAATAGCCTCATATATGTTACTTGTTGGCTCGTCTACCTTGTTCTTATCGAAGGTAACTGTGTTAATTGGTGCGTCTGTCTTTTTAATATCCATCTTTCTATCTACTATTAAAAATTTTGTAAGCGTGATTTTATGTCTTCGGCTGAAGCTTCTACGGCTTCAGAATATTCACCTTCAGGGTAATATTTTTTATATTCCTGGGAATATTCCAGGGCTTCCACAAGTCGTTCTTCCATCAGGTCTCTAAAACTGTTTACTGCCAGTTGATAGGCCGAATCAAATCTATAATAATGTGCATCTTCCCTAAACGGAGACCCGGGATTATTAGATAGGAAGTTGGTAAACGAGGTGATTGCCGCCTGGTAGTTCCCGGCTCTGGCTTCTCCTGTTAAATGATATTGCTTGGCGATTTCGTATGCTTTTTTCTCCAGTTTTATACGCAATTCAGCAGCCATATCGTTGGCTTCCTCGGCGTGCTCACCTTCAGGATAAGTGTTTAAATAAGCCTGAAGTTCTGCAATTGCTTTATTGGTATCGGTTTGATCAAGGTCGTATCTTGGAGAAAGTTCGTAAAAACTTCTCGCCTTTTTATAAGCCGCCTCTTCTACCTTATCACTATTAGGATAAGATTGCTGAAAACGCTCAAACTCATAAGAAGAAAGGTAATAATCTCCTAATTGG is a window of Salegentibacter salegens DNA encoding:
- the coaBC gene encoding bifunctional phosphopantothenoylcysteine decarboxylase/phosphopantothenate--cysteine ligase CoaBC — protein: MSVLKGKKVLLGISGGIAAYKSAFLVRLFIKAGAQVKVVMTPAAKEFVTPLTLSTLSKNEVFSSFTEDDEDEQWNNHVELGLWADFMLLAPATANTLSKMATGNSDNFLLATYLSAKCPVFFAPAMDLDMYKHPSTKKSFESLKSYGNIMIPAGTGELASGLKGEGRMAEPEEIISFLEAHFSENLPLKGKKVLITAGPTYEAIDPVRFIGNHSSGKMGFELAKKAASLGAEVILVSGPTHLEIDDPRINLISVVSAREMYLAAHDYFENVDVAIAAAAVSDYKPKIVAAQKIKKAEENLSLELTKTQDILLSLGKKKTHQKLIGFALETNNELEHAREKLAKKNLDFIVLNSLNDAGAGFKKDTNKITLVYKDSEKAFDLKTKAEVATDIFNEIVHLLDA
- a CDS encoding enoyl-ACP reductase FabI, with amino-acid sequence MSYNLLKGKKGIIFGALDENSIAWKTAERIKEEGGEFVLTNAPIALRMGTLKELAEKTGSEIIPADATKIEDLENLVEKSMEILGGKIDFVLHAIGMSVNVRKGNHYTEQNYDFTQKGWDISAVSFHKTMQVLYKKEAMNEWGSIVALSYMAAQRVFPDYNDMADNKAFLESIARSFGYFFGKDHKVRVNTISQSPTPTTAGQGVKGFDGFIAYADKMSPLGNATALECADYTVSLFSDLTKKVTLQNLFHDGGFSNMGVSQEVMDSFIKGQEEK
- a CDS encoding outer membrane protein assembly factor BamD, whose amino-acid sequence is MMKKAILLVAVLMLTVSCGEYQSLLKSDDAGAKYTYAEDLYNQAQEENSKKKYRKALRLFEQIVPQYRGKPQGEKLSFLFANTYYQLGDYYLSSYEFERFQQSYPNSDKVEEAAYKKARSFYELSPRYDLDQTDTNKAIAELQAYLNTYPEGEHAEEANDMAAELRIKLEKKAYEIAKQYHLTGEARAGNYQAAITSFTNFLSNNPGSPFREDAHYYRFDSAYQLAVNSFRDLMEERLVEALEYSQEYKKYYPEGEYSEAVEASAEDIKSRLQNF
- a CDS encoding type II toxin-antitoxin system RelE/ParE family toxin — its product is MIRSFRDKETDIIWKGIQSRKLPANIQNGARRKLRMINNAHTINDLRIPPANHLEKLSGNFEGMFSIRINKQWRIMFKWENDNAFEVQIIDYH
- a CDS encoding CdaR family protein, yielding MFKNIRFKRISIKKSSLKSFGFFLLFSSLIWFFVQISKEYTQVIDIPVSYENVPLDKTISKERPENLQLRIQDKGFAIWYYQIFKPEVKLDLGKALEEEDELVYNFEANREVLEEQVNINFEKARFIQESLSVEFQPKKNKWVQVTPRINLGYAVGYSAQKAVSLQPDSVQVSGPENIIDTLQNLNTVYLKINDINANVSGRVKIDTTNLGMLSFYSTEVTYSQEVEKFTEGSVKVPVEILNKPEDTNISIFPKEVLVYFQVNLKQYEMVKSENFRVVCDFNDIDDADDFIIARIAEAPLFVRNLRLNDRRIQFVIKR
- a CDS encoding HigA family addiction module antitoxin — its product is MKKLNNIHPGEILKEEFLVPLEISAYRLSKETFIPQTRISEIIKKKRRITADTALRLSKYFGTTAKFWLGLQDDYDLEEEKKLKGKELNNIKPLENNAA
- the recN gene encoding DNA repair protein RecN, giving the protein MLTALSIKNYALIEDINIKLQEGFTIITGETGAGKSIMLGALGLLLGNRADYGSIRDTEKKCVIEGSFNISNYKLKDFFVSEDLDYEENTIIRREILASGKSRAFVNDTPVKLTSLNKLGEYLIDIHSQHETLSLGNNDYQFQVIDTIANSDALLLEYKTELKSYKSLQKKLVALKEQQAQATKEYDYNLFLLNELEDARLENGMQEELETRYEELSNVEELTENLSSALNLLEQEEIGSLDSLKQARTALAKIANLSSNYESLHQRVESVIIELDDLSAEVNEALDNVEANPEELQSTNQKLQLIYNLQKKHSAESIAELLQIKEELQEKVSVSENAENALSELENAIVKQETKLGSIAAKLHEKRKAIVPAFIKEAESLLADLGMPNARLKIELKKAPNFLANGQDELFWLLAANKGGDFKEIKKAASGGELSRIMLAVKSILAAQSKLPTIIFDEIDTGVSGDIAQKMAGILQRMGNAMQVIAITHLPQIAGKGNSHFKIFKEDSANATTTKIEELKDSERVEELAMMLGGKNIGDSARAHARALLD
- a CDS encoding glycosyltransferase, encoding MTLEYSFIIPVYNRPGEVRELLESMLQLQFDRDFEIVLVEDGSSISSGGIATEFQQQLNISYYYKKNTGPGDSRNFGMQKAKGDYFLILDSDVLLPENYLQEVDAFLQHNYCDCFGGPDASHPSFSKTQKAIDYSMTSFFTTGGIRGKKSSVNDFQPRSFNMGISKKAFEVSGGFGEIHPGEDPDLSLRLKKLGYKLCLIPDAVVFHKRRIDWSKFYTQVQKFGMVRPILNTWHPGSGKLTYWFPAVFSLGFLFAILLLKLGIWWLFLLYVLYFVIIATDAAIKNKSLEIGFLAVYAALVQFFGYGYGFMKSLWHIHILKQDPEHEFPNLFFKNV
- the porD gene encoding type IX secretion system protein PorD, which gives rise to MRKLLFLILLVTGMPFAAAQELNCEIVINTEQTGQSNLSVFRTLENSLREFVNQTSWTNKEFEPGERISCSMFITINDFEGESFSGTIQVQSSRPVYGSNMVSPILNFNDSQFSFNYREYQPLNYSQNSFSNNLVSVVSFYVYTILGMDADTFAPEGGTNYYQEANRIVNTAQQSGRSGWSGADGQSSRFRLNADLLSNMFTEYRTALYQYHRQGLDVLHKDPEAGKIAIADALESLTTMNSRRANSLLLRSFFDAKADEVTQIFSDGPEINRPGLSQTLSGLAPRYSRNWRNIQ
- a CDS encoding DNA-directed RNA polymerase subunit omega, producing MDIKKTDAPINTVTFDKNKVDEPTSNIYEAISVVAKRANQINSEIKKELLEKLDEFATYNDSLDEIFENKEQIEVSKFYEKLPKPHALAIQEWLDGKIYYRNTQDSEEAEA